The DNA segment GGACAGAATGTGTTTATTGGTGTAGGAGTGTCCGAAGGCAACGCTCTGAACATGTTGCCAGGAGAGAACAGGAGGAACATCACGTCATTCAGGTTTGGCATTACTACCGACAGCGATGGCAATTTCACCGGTGTGCGATATAACGGTAAGGATTACAGCATAAACGAGTGGAACAAGCTGTTTGAACAAAAGGATCCCGAACAGGACGATGAGTAATGAAAAGACGTCTTCGTAAGGTAGTGTGGTATCTCGGGTTGGGGTATTTGATTACCGTGTTGGGGCTTGCAATGACTGTGTTTGTAGCCGGTGTGACCGATGGCTCATTTTGGTCGAACTCGGAATTTGCGCGAGGAACCTGGTATGAAACATTGGGAACTTTCTTTGTTTATGGCATAGGGTTTCTGCATATCTTTGCGGCACCTTACCTGATTGTGATTTCTACAGTCATAGGGATCGTCCTGTTCTGCCTTACGGTACTGGTTAAGAAAGCATCATCCGTTTATAAATCCAGCGAATGATGGGGATCTATCGTTAGATTTGTATAGTTCCAACTGGATAAGTACTTCAGTTCGCCTGAAAAAGGGTGGGGCTGCCTCCAATCGAGACCTATTTGCAGAATCTATGCTTGGCAATGGTCTTCTTGGACAGCCCGCATGGCCTCCGAAAAAAGTCGTATGCACACTTGGGATAACTGATGCCGCACTACACTTTCCGAGTGTAGTGCGGCTGAAAGAAACGATTAGAAGGTTGGCCACCGATCAGGTATACACCGATTCAAGATCAGTGGTGATCGCGATCTCCAATATCAATTGGAGATTCCAGTATACCGGTGTCACCGACCGCATAAATTCTATACCGGTAAGCAGTTCATTGGATCATAGCCTAAAAAGTTGCACGCAACGTAAAAGGAATAAGACAGATGGACGAGTGGAACAGAAACGAGGAAGATGGATGGTGGCAGTTGATGGAAAAGGGGCTTTTGTACCTTGGACTGGGACTACTGGTTTCGGTGGTACTTGTTGAATTGTTGTCAACAGGCACCGATAGAGATTCTGGGCAACAGATTGGGACAGGATTGGCGATTCTGGCGAATACGGTGTTCTTTGCAGTTTTTTTTTACTACCTTAACGCATTACGCATGAAGATTCTAACCTTTTGGAAAACACCAAGACCAGGGAACCTGAAAAAGTGAGGATTCTTCTTGCATTCACATTAACCGTACCATGTAAATCGACAGAGATTAGACCCTTTATGTGGACGCCGGGTCGGTGTTTTTACCGATTTCATCCTCTCTTGCCCCTTTGTGTTGGTATTTCTTCCTCAGTCTGGACAGACGATGATTCCAAGGTGTCGATATCCCCGAGTGATAGTCCAAATGTGGCAGAGAGACTAATGGACTAAGGATCTGGAGACCTCACCTTTGAGCGTTTCTCGCTCCACCGTACGCCTGCGGCATCCGAACAACCGTTTCTGGTTCTTTCAGTCGGAATCCAACATGGCGGAGAGGTCTTACCGACGCGCACGCAGGTGCTATGACTTTCGCACAGGGAAGCAGTAGCACCGGGCCGATTTCGTCAGCACCCGCCACGAATCGATACACCCCAATCCAAGGACGTCTCCTACACCTACGACCTGGCCGGCAAGGTGACCGCCATGGTCTATCCCGACGGCAGCGAGGTGCGTTATACCTATGATGCGGCAGGCCGCCTGGCGGGCGTGGCGGACGCCGAGGGCAATGCCCTGGCCACCTACGCCTACGACCATGACGGGCGCATGACCTCTCACGCGGTGGGCGAGGCGACGAAGTCGCTGTCACTAGCCATGACCGACCCGTGTTCGTGTGATCGCTTTTTAACTTGCCTCTACCGTACACCTCATATATTTTGTTATCAGTTATACATAAGTGGAAACGTTTTATCTGAGATTGCCATGCAGAAAAGTGCCGAAGCGATCTTTCGTGAGTCCGGCGGCCAGCTTCGCATGAGCGAGGCCGTCGGCTACGGGATCACACCCTACACGCTCTATGCCCTGAGAGACCGCGGTATCGTCGAACTGGTCAGCCGGGGCGTCTACCGGCTAGCGGACCTACCTCCGCTCAGCGATCCGGACCTGGTCACTGTAAGCCTGCGCTATCCCAGCGCCGTCGTTTGTCTCGTCTCGGCACTGTCCTACCATGGCATCACGACGCAGATTCCTCACGAAGTATCCGTGGCGGTACCCCGATCCTCG comes from the Gemmatimonadota bacterium genome and includes:
- a CDS encoding transcriptional regulator — protein: MQKSAEAIFRESGGQLRMSEAVGYGITPYTLYALRDRGIVELVSRGVYRLADLPPLSDPDLVTVSLRYPSAVVCLVSALSYHGITTQIPHEVSVAVPRSSRLPSLDYPPVRAHRFSNTSYSVGIETHRIDGAAVKVYDREKTVADCFKFRNRIGMDVVLEALRLHRERNGLDLGSLLGYARACRVEKVMQPYLEASL